In one Zobellia galactanivorans genomic region, the following are encoded:
- a CDS encoding universal stress protein — MDRISTILVPFDFTEASKKALEYAIGFVGRLDDIKIVLAYVSGSCNLELLPENFEKLEKKYRGKLKNKLEWKIQNGSLVQTLLDIKKTERIDLIIMGTSGIEGHGEKQHTNTEELVLDSKCPVLVVPHSYKEYNLAQIALVLGKEKIDDAKVLGSLLRIARKCNAKVHVLTVENEPGIYGYSKEEEQNEKAIEYYLETFYKERVFIKNDDVLEGISNYAIKHDIDLVAILPRNHAKHGAPSQGQLTQSLIQNSKVPILVLE; from the coding sequence ATGGACAGAATATCGACAATACTAGTACCGTTCGATTTTACGGAGGCATCAAAAAAGGCATTGGAATATGCCATAGGCTTTGTAGGTCGGCTTGATGATATTAAAATTGTATTGGCTTATGTTTCAGGAAGCTGTAATCTCGAGTTATTGCCAGAGAATTTTGAGAAATTGGAGAAAAAATATAGGGGAAAGCTGAAGAACAAACTTGAATGGAAAATACAAAACGGAAGTCTCGTCCAGACTTTGTTGGATATTAAGAAAACCGAGCGGATAGACCTCATTATAATGGGAACATCGGGTATTGAAGGCCATGGGGAAAAGCAGCATACCAATACCGAAGAACTTGTATTGGATAGTAAATGTCCGGTTTTGGTGGTTCCGCATAGCTATAAAGAGTACAATCTGGCGCAGATAGCCTTGGTTTTGGGCAAGGAAAAGATCGATGACGCCAAGGTGTTGGGAAGTCTTTTGAGGATAGCCCGAAAGTGCAATGCCAAAGTGCATGTGCTGACCGTTGAAAACGAGCCTGGCATCTATGGCTATAGCAAAGAGGAAGAGCAGAACGAGAAAGCCATAGAGTATTATCTTGAAACCTTTTATAAAGAACGTGTTTTCATTAAAAATGATGATGTTTTAGAAGGAATTTCCAATTATGCCATAAAGCATGATATAGACCTTGTCGCCATCCTTCCCCGAAACCATGCGAAACATGGCGCTCCTTCCCAAGGACAGTTGACGCAATCGTTGATTCAAAATTCCAAGGTGCCCATTCTTGTATTGGAGTAG
- a CDS encoding class I fructose-bisphosphate aldolase: protein MELEYYLKEETASLLDHTCTTIPNDKLNLPGPDFTDRIMAPTDRSNRVLGSIQQLFDHGRLAGTGYLSLLPVDQGVEHSAGASFAPNPDYFDPENIVKLAIEGGCNAVASTLGVLGAVSRKYAHKIPFLVKLNHNELLSYPNTFDQIYFAQVEQAWNMGAVAVGATIYFGSPESDRQIQETGKAFKRAHELGMATVLWCYLRNDAFKKGKDYALSADLTGQANHLGVTLEADIIKQKQASNNGGFLALKDFGKTSDLVYSTLTSDHPIDLTRYQVANCYMGRSGLINSGGASGKDDFATAVRTAVINKRAGGMGLISGRKAFQRPMKEGIKLLNLIQDIYLDPSITIA from the coding sequence ATGGAACTTGAATACTATTTGAAAGAAGAAACGGCGTCTTTGTTAGATCATACATGTACGACCATTCCCAACGATAAACTGAACCTGCCCGGACCTGATTTCACCGATCGCATTATGGCACCGACAGATAGGTCTAACCGGGTTTTAGGAAGCATACAACAGTTATTTGATCACGGTAGGCTGGCCGGTACGGGCTACCTTTCGCTCTTACCGGTCGACCAGGGCGTAGAACATTCCGCAGGGGCCAGCTTTGCGCCCAATCCCGACTATTTTGATCCCGAGAACATTGTAAAACTCGCTATTGAAGGAGGGTGCAACGCCGTTGCCTCAACCCTCGGTGTGCTCGGTGCCGTCTCAAGGAAATACGCCCATAAAATTCCTTTTTTGGTCAAATTGAACCATAATGAGCTCCTATCCTACCCCAACACTTTTGATCAAATCTATTTTGCCCAAGTAGAACAAGCCTGGAACATGGGCGCCGTAGCCGTTGGGGCCACTATTTATTTCGGCTCTCCAGAATCTGACAGGCAAATACAGGAAACCGGCAAAGCCTTTAAACGTGCCCATGAATTGGGCATGGCCACGGTTCTTTGGTGCTACCTGCGCAATGATGCTTTTAAAAAGGGCAAGGACTATGCCCTTAGTGCCGATTTGACCGGACAGGCCAACCACCTTGGGGTAACCCTGGAAGCCGATATCATCAAACAAAAACAAGCGAGTAACAATGGCGGTTTTCTTGCCCTAAAAGACTTTGGAAAAACCAGCGACCTTGTCTACAGTACACTCACTAGCGATCACCCCATAGACCTGACCCGTTACCAAGTGGCCAATTGCTATATGGGCCGGTCGGGACTCATTAACTCCGGAGGGGCTTCGGGCAAAGACGATTTTGCCACAGCCGTACGTACGGCCGTAATCAATAAAAGAGCGGGTGGTATGGGACTGATTTCCGGTAGAAAGGCCTTTCAAAGACCGATGAAGGAAGGAATCAAGTTACTAAACCTTATTCAGGATATTTATTTAGACCCATCAATTACGATAGCTTAA
- a CDS encoding carboxymuconolactone decarboxylase family protein — translation MIKDYSKRYNDLTRSIKELGVNIPDTIGGFNSLHKASTAEGVLSSKTKELIALGIAITVRCDGCIAFHVSDALKSGASAEEILETIGVAIMMGGGPALIYGCEALEALNQFVVME, via the coding sequence ATGATCAAAGACTATTCAAAACGGTATAACGACCTTACCCGATCAATAAAAGAATTAGGTGTCAACATTCCCGACACCATCGGTGGCTTTAATAGCCTTCACAAGGCCAGTACCGCCGAGGGCGTACTTTCCTCAAAGACCAAAGAACTCATTGCCCTGGGCATCGCCATTACCGTCCGCTGTGACGGTTGTATTGCCTTTCACGTAAGCGACGCCTTAAAATCGGGAGCCAGTGCCGAAGAAATTCTAGAGACCATAGGCGTTGCGATAATGATGGGCGGAGGCCCTGCCCTTATATATGGCTGTGAAGCTTTGGAAGCATTGAACCAATTTGTGGTAATGGAATAA
- the glk gene encoding glucokinase, translated as MKMIEGRSFPILRNSLIPLAIGSRKNLGHKNGIVLAGDIGGTKTNLALFEYKDGHLSPLKQNSYKTKDYNSLLEIIHEFEVKEITPIDSMCFGVAGPITNGKVYGTNFPWGIDAQELTRELHLRSVFLINDMQANAYGLAALGEKDLDPLKYGSQIEGNAVIISPGTGLGEAGLYWDGKAYHPFASEGGHCDFSPRNDFDYEIWKYFQQKYGHVSWERLLSGQGIRDTYQLIRNVSGEKESDAFKAKMAKEDPAAVITKTAIEGTDPVCMETLDLFVRFLAIETSQLALKFKATGGIFIGGGIMPKIIKGMNREAFNDNFMQSGRLNSLLQMVPVNVILNDNTALLGAGYYAAMSLE; from the coding sequence ATGAAAATGATAGAAGGACGCTCTTTTCCAATACTCCGAAATTCCCTAATACCATTGGCCATAGGGTCCCGAAAGAACCTAGGCCATAAAAACGGCATTGTATTGGCCGGGGACATAGGGGGCACAAAAACCAATCTCGCCCTTTTTGAATACAAAGACGGCCATCTTTCCCCCTTAAAACAAAACTCGTACAAAACCAAAGACTACAATTCCTTACTCGAGATCATACATGAGTTTGAAGTAAAGGAAATAACCCCAATCGATAGTATGTGTTTTGGTGTAGCGGGGCCCATAACCAATGGCAAGGTGTACGGTACTAATTTCCCCTGGGGCATCGATGCCCAAGAACTGACCCGTGAACTTCACCTTAGATCCGTTTTTCTAATAAACGATATGCAGGCCAATGCTTATGGTTTGGCGGCCTTAGGGGAAAAAGACCTTGACCCCTTAAAATACGGCTCGCAAATAGAGGGTAATGCCGTGATTATATCCCCGGGCACAGGCTTAGGGGAAGCCGGTCTGTATTGGGACGGCAAGGCCTACCACCCCTTTGCCTCCGAGGGCGGTCATTGCGATTTTAGCCCGAGAAATGATTTCGATTATGAGATTTGGAAGTACTTTCAGCAGAAATATGGCCATGTAAGCTGGGAACGCCTATTATCGGGACAAGGCATTCGCGATACCTATCAGCTCATTCGCAATGTCAGTGGTGAAAAGGAATCCGATGCCTTTAAGGCGAAAATGGCCAAGGAAGACCCTGCGGCCGTAATTACCAAGACCGCTATAGAAGGGACAGATCCGGTCTGTATGGAAACCCTTGATCTTTTTGTCCGCTTTTTGGCCATAGAGACTTCTCAACTAGCCTTAAAATTCAAGGCTACCGGAGGGATTTTTATTGGTGGGGGCATCATGCCCAAAATAATAAAGGGAATGAACCGGGAAGCATTCAACGATAATTTTATGCAATCGGGACGTTTAAACTCCCTTTTGCAAATGGTTCCCGTAAACGTTATTCTCAACGACAATACGGCATTGCTCGGAGCAGGCTACTATGCGGCCATGTCACTTGAGTAA
- a CDS encoding MgtC/SapB family protein produces MVTFEGINEFMDSYILGVLISMGIGLIIGLEREYNKLKDQGFAGIRTFPIVAILGFTLENLSDKFTVWLLIVGLASFILFLAFNHIYQKQEEYSKGLTTNLALIATFILGVMVSAEYYRDAVATSVILVTLLSLKTRFRTVISNITSEELFAFIKFSIIALLILPSLPNKSYGSNGLLNPFEIGSIVVIVSFLNFIGYFLVKYVGSKRGILLTAILGGLISSTAVAWSYASRSEESPELSKKYAAGIIIASAIMFPRLAFLVYIFNSALLTYLALPFTLLTLICLVVSLVLIQRDTKKPDTNIKLGNPLNILNAIGFGAIYVVILFAVFYSNKFFGESGLYYSALISGLADTDAITISMAKFSLDTDKLNLASLVIIAAVLSNMLVKLGISILKGSKTTGKLVAYTFGAIILVSVIYILSHNI; encoded by the coding sequence ATGGTGACTTTTGAAGGTATAAACGAATTTATGGACAGCTATATTCTCGGCGTACTCATCAGTATGGGAATAGGCCTTATCATCGGCTTGGAACGGGAGTATAACAAATTGAAGGATCAAGGTTTTGCGGGCATCCGTACCTTTCCCATTGTCGCCATACTGGGCTTCACCCTAGAAAACCTGAGCGACAAATTTACGGTTTGGCTATTGATCGTCGGCCTTGCCTCCTTTATATTGTTCTTGGCTTTCAACCATATTTATCAAAAACAAGAAGAATATAGCAAGGGCCTGACTACCAATCTAGCCTTGATCGCCACTTTTATCTTAGGGGTCATGGTATCGGCGGAATACTATAGGGACGCAGTGGCCACATCGGTGATTCTCGTAACGCTACTTTCCCTAAAAACAAGGTTTCGAACGGTAATCAGCAACATCACTTCCGAAGAGCTTTTTGCCTTTATCAAGTTTTCCATTATTGCCCTTTTGATATTGCCCTCCCTACCTAACAAAAGCTACGGATCAAATGGCTTATTGAATCCGTTTGAAATCGGTTCTATAGTAGTAATCGTATCCTTTTTAAACTTTATAGGTTATTTTTTGGTGAAATATGTAGGTTCTAAAAGGGGCATATTGCTAACGGCCATCCTTGGCGGTCTAATATCGAGTACTGCCGTTGCATGGAGTTACGCCTCCCGTAGTGAAGAATCACCCGAACTCTCAAAAAAATACGCTGCCGGAATCATTATTGCGTCGGCCATTATGTTTCCTAGATTGGCTTTTTTGGTATATATCTTCAACAGCGCCCTTTTGACCTATTTGGCACTTCCATTTACCTTGTTGACCTTGATCTGCCTGGTCGTATCCTTAGTACTCATCCAAAGGGACACCAAAAAACCCGATACCAACATTAAATTGGGCAACCCGCTCAATATACTGAACGCCATTGGTTTTGGCGCCATTTATGTGGTCATCCTATTCGCTGTTTTCTATAGTAATAAATTCTTTGGCGAAAGCGGATTGTATTATTCTGCCCTTATTTCAGGCTTGGCCGATACCGATGCCATTACCATTAGCATGGCGAAATTTTCACTCGATACCGATAAGCTAAATTTGGCTTCTTTGGTAATCATTGCCGCTGTTTTAAGCAACATGCTGGTCAAACTGGGAATCAGCATCCTCAAAGGCTCAAAAACTACCGGAAAACTTGTTGCCTATACTTTTGGGGCCATCATTCTTGTCAGCGTAATCTATATTCTTTCCCACAACATTTAA
- a CDS encoding WG repeat-containing protein, with amino-acid sequence MKHLLIITCLLLIPYLGISQTVEQINKPTVAELDQITPFSDGLAAVRKGDQWGFIDEEGQLVIGFRNDLVWNKNPQTDNPGVEGIGYPQFKNGRCVVREVKEDGIARYGFIDKKGNMAIPAEFLNVSPFSEGHAVGIYESKSLRGKNTFQLKIYDYDFTEVVVNEVGEMIWPIQERQNIVMSGKLYKLPELQAKMISDHLLAVKDKANKWKIVKPKF; translated from the coding sequence ATGAAACACTTACTTATTATCACATGTTTATTGTTGATACCTTATTTAGGTATTTCACAGACGGTAGAACAAATCAATAAACCCACAGTGGCCGAACTCGACCAAATCACGCCTTTTAGTGATGGTTTGGCGGCGGTTAGAAAGGGAGACCAATGGGGATTTATTGATGAAGAAGGACAATTGGTTATTGGTTTTAGGAATGACCTGGTTTGGAATAAAAATCCACAAACCGATAATCCGGGGGTTGAAGGTATTGGCTATCCCCAGTTCAAGAACGGACGCTGTGTGGTGAGGGAAGTAAAAGAGGATGGTATTGCCCGATACGGCTTTATAGATAAAAAGGGAAACATGGCCATACCGGCTGAATTTTTGAACGTCAGTCCCTTCAGTGAAGGCCATGCCGTGGGTATTTACGAAAGTAAATCGCTAAGAGGGAAAAATACCTTTCAATTAAAGATTTACGATTATGACTTTACCGAGGTCGTGGTCAATGAAGTAGGTGAAATGATATGGCCCATACAAGAACGGCAGAATATCGTAATGTCTGGAAAATTATATAAGCTACCGGAATTACAGGCCAAGATGATTTCGGACCATCTCTTGGCCGTAAAGGACAAGGCGAACAAATGGAAAATTGTAAAGCCCAAATTTTAG
- a CDS encoding TolC family protein, with amino-acid sequence MKDRVRKRCKASFTNMTLLLLIMLSSYIQAQEQEISISEALELSYANNEKIKQYNERVQQKVYNDKAAKGNFLPSLNLLGGYTYLNENIQVNTSQISTSLDDLGGKYGAAFVAAYGEQIGLSGLSTESAYSTLVSVLGQFPPYPNMEIDNRQFPTAALTATQPLFTGGKIIAAKRYAKAELRSADIELKQVKDEIANELIERYLNVVLLQQVVKTRQEVYDAMLKHKEQAERSVQLEILPKHVLLRAQVAVADAQKDLNNDLNKEELATMALRTTMNLADTIPFKVMDSISYKELYLDFNELLTTAYAKQPVLGLIDQKEEMAKQALALEKSKFMPNIAAFGTYNMFRDELPVVPPQFMVGVQAQINLFNGFKDINQLKSSKHLEKEVKNAKDYAFKQIHLLVQSNYVTARNQQKLYNSLTATVELAKENLRINTRRFEEGLGKSIDVIDASLLYKQSKIEQLVALNGYYQAIANLYTAIGEPEKIIPFINK; translated from the coding sequence ATGAAAGATCGGGTTAGAAAAAGGTGTAAAGCGTCATTCACCAATATGACGCTCCTGCTGTTGATAATGCTCTCGTCATATATACAGGCGCAAGAGCAAGAAATAAGTATTTCAGAAGCATTGGAACTCAGTTATGCCAACAATGAAAAAATCAAGCAATATAACGAGCGTGTACAGCAGAAAGTCTACAACGACAAAGCGGCCAAAGGCAACTTTCTCCCTTCCTTGAACCTCTTGGGCGGTTATACTTATCTCAACGAAAACATTCAGGTCAACACCTCTCAGATTTCCACTTCCCTAGATGATCTGGGGGGGAAATACGGTGCGGCATTTGTAGCCGCTTACGGCGAGCAAATAGGTTTGTCAGGGCTAAGCACAGAAAGTGCCTATAGTACATTGGTAAGTGTATTGGGCCAATTCCCACCCTACCCGAATATGGAAATAGACAACCGGCAATTCCCTACAGCGGCATTAACGGCGACACAACCCTTATTTACCGGTGGAAAAATCATTGCCGCCAAGAGATACGCCAAGGCGGAGTTGCGTTCGGCCGATATTGAACTAAAACAGGTAAAGGATGAAATCGCGAACGAACTTATCGAACGCTATCTAAACGTAGTGCTATTACAACAGGTGGTCAAGACCCGACAGGAGGTTTATGACGCAATGCTCAAGCATAAAGAGCAGGCAGAGCGTTCGGTCCAACTGGAAATTCTCCCTAAACACGTATTGCTAAGGGCCCAAGTAGCGGTAGCCGATGCCCAAAAGGATTTGAACAACGACCTGAACAAAGAAGAATTGGCCACCATGGCCTTACGTACTACCATGAACTTGGCGGATACGATTCCCTTTAAGGTAATGGATAGCATTTCTTACAAAGAACTCTATCTCGATTTCAACGAGCTGTTGACCACGGCCTATGCAAAACAACCTGTTTTAGGCTTAATAGACCAAAAAGAGGAAATGGCCAAACAGGCACTGGCTTTGGAAAAATCGAAGTTTATGCCCAACATAGCGGCTTTTGGTACGTACAATATGTTCCGCGATGAACTGCCTGTAGTCCCTCCCCAATTTATGGTCGGCGTTCAGGCCCAAATCAATCTCTTTAACGGGTTTAAGGACATCAACCAATTGAAATCAAGCAAACACTTGGAAAAAGAAGTCAAAAATGCCAAGGATTATGCCTTTAAGCAAATTCATTTATTGGTACAATCCAACTACGTTACCGCACGTAACCAGCAAAAACTATACAACAGCCTAACAGCTACGGTAGAATTGGCGAAAGAGAATTTACGGATCAACACCAGAAGGTTTGAAGAAGGTCTGGGAAAATCCATAGATGTAATCGATGCATCGCTGTTGTACAAGCAATCCAAAATAGAGCAATTGGTAGCCCTCAATGGGTACTACCAAGCGATTGCCAATCTCTATACCGCCATAGGAGAACCCGAAAAAATAATACCGTTTATCAATAAATAG
- a CDS encoding ABC1 kinase family protein, giving the protein MAAFKLPKQQEIKRYATLFNVLAKYGFEDVLANSGIIKAIPKTYLNQHPDTEKNLSFSTYERIRMVLEELGPSYVKLGQIFSNREDMLPPELIKELEKLQDHAPQLKNFDVQKVLEEELNISLPDHFLSVDPEPLAAASLAQVHRAQLLTGEEVVFKIQRPLIKEIIESDLLIMKQLARALEKYSTHAQALQPVRIVASFEQSIHEELQFLREIENTERFARNFEDNELIHVPVIYRHFCTDSLICMEFLDGIKVSEIDRLKAANIDPSAVAKVGVDLYLAQILEHGFFHADPHPGNIFVLPTSGQISFLDFGMMGSIMPNDKEVLGDLLLYFLRKDVKKIRILLEKIAVKTDIPDQKKLEQDIYELVSGVSDTALQNVKIGSTLTQFKTVLYENKIVLPHYLYMLIRGLIIIEGVGRKLDPAFNISDNLEPYTAKIIGRRFNLKRLFKKNLSRFQDLNELIDTLPDDINSILKKIKDGKLVVVHEHKGLKEFQTATSKSVNRLVFAVIIAALSIGSSILVMAQMPPLINGIPLLGAMGFVLSALLGFYIVISIFRNDQF; this is encoded by the coding sequence ATGGCAGCATTCAAACTCCCGAAGCAACAGGAAATAAAAAGGTACGCCACACTGTTCAACGTCCTCGCCAAATATGGTTTTGAGGACGTTTTGGCAAATAGCGGTATTATAAAGGCTATCCCTAAAACCTACTTAAACCAACACCCCGATACCGAAAAAAACCTTTCATTTTCTACTTACGAACGTATTCGTATGGTGCTCGAAGAACTGGGGCCCAGCTATGTCAAGCTAGGCCAGATCTTTAGCAATCGGGAAGACATGCTTCCTCCTGAACTCATTAAGGAGCTTGAAAAATTACAAGACCATGCGCCCCAATTAAAAAACTTTGATGTACAAAAGGTACTTGAAGAAGAACTAAACATTTCCCTCCCCGACCATTTTCTCTCGGTGGATCCCGAGCCCTTGGCCGCTGCATCTTTGGCCCAGGTGCACCGGGCACAATTGTTGACCGGCGAAGAAGTGGTCTTTAAGATTCAGCGCCCCCTTATAAAGGAAATCATAGAAAGTGATCTGCTGATCATGAAGCAGCTAGCCCGAGCCCTTGAAAAATACAGTACCCATGCACAAGCCTTACAACCCGTACGTATCGTCGCTTCCTTTGAACAAAGTATTCACGAGGAGCTTCAATTTTTACGGGAAATAGAAAACACAGAAAGGTTCGCGAGGAATTTTGAGGACAATGAGCTGATTCATGTACCCGTAATCTATCGCCACTTTTGTACCGACAGCCTTATCTGCATGGAATTTCTCGACGGTATCAAAGTCTCTGAAATCGATAGGCTCAAAGCCGCAAATATAGACCCTTCGGCCGTAGCCAAAGTTGGGGTCGACCTCTACCTGGCCCAAATTCTTGAGCACGGATTCTTTCATGCCGACCCACATCCGGGAAACATTTTTGTGCTTCCTACAAGCGGACAAATCTCCTTTTTAGATTTTGGTATGATGGGTAGCATCATGCCGAACGACAAGGAAGTCCTAGGAGACCTACTCCTGTATTTCTTGAGGAAGGACGTCAAAAAAATTAGAATCCTCCTTGAGAAAATTGCCGTAAAAACCGATATTCCCGATCAAAAGAAGCTCGAGCAAGATATATATGAATTGGTATCAGGGGTCAGCGATACCGCCCTACAGAACGTAAAGATAGGAAGCACCCTCACCCAGTTCAAAACCGTACTGTACGAAAACAAAATTGTCTTGCCCCACTATCTCTACATGTTGATAAGGGGACTTATCATCATAGAGGGCGTAGGCCGAAAGCTAGATCCCGCATTCAACATTTCCGATAATCTAGAACCCTATACCGCGAAAATCATCGGCAGAAGGTTTAACCTAAAAAGGCTCTTTAAAAAGAACCTAAGCCGCTTTCAAGACCTTAATGAGCTCATAGACACCCTACCCGATGATATCAACTCCATTTTAAAAAAGATAAAAGATGGTAAATTAGTGGTGGTGCATGAACATAAGGGCTTAAAAGAATTCCAGACCGCAACCAGCAAATCGGTGAACCGTTTGGTCTTTGCCGTCATTATAGCCGCCCTTTCCATCGGGTCGTCTATTCTGGTCATGGCACAAATGCCTCCCTTGATCAACGGCATTCCCTTGTTGGGAGCCATGGGCTTTGTTCTTTCGGCCCTATTGGGGTTTTATATTGTGATATCCATATTCAGGAACGATCAATTCTAA
- the ftsH gene encoding ATP-dependent zinc metalloprotease FtsH codes for MKQQSNTNTPKGKKAPKPNPPSGGLGYYWVYLLLFIFLMAFTFFSNPISGAKEISWTFLQDSLLTQQKVSKITVVNREFAEIFTKNQAVKDPSSTGQAPSWFSSVESAKYRITIGSVENFESKLQTAQADFSPEDKIDIQYQNRTSWISLLSWIFPIALLILFWFFILKRMGSGGPMGGSMLNIGKSTAKLVEKGTKSTVTFNDVAGLKEAKAEVMEVVDFLKHPETYTELGAKIPKGVMLVGPPGTGKTLIAKAVAGEAQVPFFSMSGSEFVEMFVGVGASRVRDLFKRAKEKTPSIIFIDEIDAVGRSRGKGGGFQSNDERENTLNQLLTELDGFGPNTGVIVLAATNRPDVLDKALLRPGRFDRHIYLELPTKEERMEIFKVHLRPLKLAKDVDVVSLAELSPGFSGADIANICNEAALIAARKKKKTVHYHDFLEARDRIVGGMERKSKIISPKEKETVAYHEAGHAVVSWYLKHVDSLVKVSIIPRGKSLGSTWYLPEERQIVTKAQFIDQMCASLGGRAAEEIVFDEISSGALDDLEKVTKQAYAMVSYYGLDKKIGPMSFYDSSGQNNQLLGKPYSEAMAELIDNEAQALIQTAYEKTKTLLLRHRNELENLAQLLLKQEVVEKDDLEKLLGKRIENKTKDNSTHDDSPLSLLNTHKP; via the coding sequence ATGAAACAGCAATCGAACACAAATACCCCCAAGGGGAAGAAAGCCCCAAAACCAAACCCGCCTTCAGGCGGACTAGGATACTATTGGGTCTACTTGCTACTTTTTATCTTTTTAATGGCATTTACCTTTTTCTCCAACCCTATTTCAGGAGCTAAGGAAATCAGTTGGACCTTTCTTCAAGATTCGCTTTTAACGCAGCAGAAGGTTTCTAAAATCACCGTGGTCAACAGGGAGTTCGCAGAGATCTTTACCAAAAACCAAGCCGTTAAAGACCCAAGCTCCACAGGTCAAGCCCCTAGTTGGTTCAGCTCCGTTGAAAGTGCGAAATACCGCATAACCATCGGCTCGGTCGAGAATTTCGAGAGTAAGCTACAGACGGCACAAGCCGATTTTTCGCCTGAGGACAAAATCGACATTCAATACCAAAACAGGACAAGCTGGATAAGCCTATTATCATGGATTTTTCCCATAGCCCTATTGATCCTATTCTGGTTCTTTATACTCAAGCGCATGGGAAGCGGAGGTCCTATGGGTGGTTCAATGCTCAACATAGGAAAGTCTACGGCAAAACTGGTGGAAAAGGGAACCAAGAGCACCGTCACCTTTAATGACGTAGCCGGCCTCAAGGAAGCAAAGGCCGAGGTTATGGAGGTCGTAGATTTTCTCAAACACCCTGAAACCTATACCGAATTAGGCGCTAAAATTCCCAAGGGAGTTATGCTCGTCGGCCCACCGGGAACGGGAAAAACACTGATAGCCAAAGCCGTGGCGGGAGAGGCCCAAGTACCTTTCTTTTCCATGTCCGGTTCCGAGTTCGTTGAAATGTTCGTAGGCGTTGGAGCCTCTCGGGTTCGCGACCTCTTCAAAAGGGCGAAGGAAAAGACCCCGAGCATTATTTTTATCGACGAAATAGATGCCGTGGGTCGCTCACGTGGTAAAGGCGGCGGATTTCAGTCTAACGACGAACGCGAAAACACCCTGAACCAACTCCTGACCGAATTGGACGGGTTCGGCCCCAATACCGGGGTCATTGTCTTGGCAGCTACCAACCGCCCCGACGTACTGGACAAAGCCCTCTTGCGCCCCGGAAGGTTCGACCGCCATATTTATCTCGAACTCCCCACCAAGGAGGAGCGCATGGAAATATTCAAGGTCCACCTTCGCCCACTCAAACTGGCCAAAGATGTAGATGTGGTAAGCTTGGCCGAATTAAGTCCCGGATTTTCAGGAGCCGACATTGCCAATATCTGTAACGAGGCAGCCCTTATTGCCGCCCGGAAAAAGAAAAAAACGGTACACTACCACGATTTTCTCGAGGCAAGGGACCGTATCGTAGGCGGAATGGAACGAAAAAGTAAAATCATATCCCCAAAAGAAAAAGAAACCGTAGCCTATCATGAAGCCGGTCATGCCGTAGTAAGCTGGTATCTAAAGCATGTTGATTCTTTGGTAAAAGTGTCAATCATACCGAGGGGCAAATCATTAGGTTCTACCTGGTACCTCCCCGAAGAAAGACAAATTGTTACCAAGGCACAGTTCATCGATCAGATGTGCGCCTCCTTAGGCGGGCGGGCGGCAGAGGAAATTGTATTTGATGAAATCTCATCCGGCGCCCTAGACGACCTGGAAAAGGTCACCAAGCAGGCCTATGCCATGGTTTCTTATTACGGACTTGACAAAAAGATTGGGCCTATGAGTTTTTATGACTCCTCGGGTCAAAACAATCAACTGCTAGGCAAACCTTACAGCGAAGCTATGGCCGAACTGATAGACAATGAGGCGCAAGCCCTGATCCAAACAGCTTATGAGAAAACCAAGACGTTATTGTTGAGGCACCGAAACGAACTGGAAAACCTGGCGCAGCTTCTACTCAAGCAAGAGGTTGTGGAAAAAGACGATCTGGAAAAACTTTTGGGAAAAAGGATAGAAAATAAAACCAAGGATAACAGCACCCATGACGACAGCCCATTGTCGCTTCTAAACACACATAAGCCCTAA